One window of Streptococcus troglodytae genomic DNA carries:
- a CDS encoding RidA family protein, translated as MKKIHTDKAPAAIGPYVQGKIVGNLLFASGQVPLSPETGQVIGTTIEEQTQQVLKNISAILTEAGTDFDHVVKTTCFLSDIDDFVPFNEVYATAFKSDFPARSAVEVARLPKDVKIEIEVIAELI; from the coding sequence ATGAAAAAAATTCATACTGATAAAGCACCTGCAGCAATTGGACCTTATGTCCAAGGAAAAATCGTTGGAAATTTATTGTTTGCTTCTGGTCAGGTTCCCCTGTCACCAGAAACCGGTCAAGTGATTGGGACAACTATTGAAGAGCAGACCCAACAAGTCTTAAAAAATATTTCAGCCATTTTAACTGAAGCTGGAACAGACTTTGATCATGTCGTCAAGACAACATGCTTCTTGAGTGATATTGATGACTTTGTCCCTTTTAATGAGGTGTATGCAACAGCTTTTAAATCTGATTTTCCGGCGCGTTCAGCCGTTGAAGTGGCGCGTTTGCCAAAAGATGTTAAGATTGAAATTGAGGTTATTGCTGAACTTATTTAA
- a CDS encoding iron-containing alcohol dehydrogenase family protein, whose amino-acid sequence MTTTIMANYSYGEDCYQEIPEVLKPYHIKRVVLIGGERALASSEDEVRSILAQAGIEVTGSFVYGLDSTQTNIDRLVANPDVQRAEAIFGFGGGKALDTAKMVAKELDKPTFTFPTICSNCSAGTAIAVVYNDDHSLLRYGYPDSPLHIFINTRVIAQAPEKYFWAGIGDGISKAPEVEHAILEAKKTGTAEFPHTARLGEAVALSSKEAFYRYGQQGLEDVRNNKVSRAVEEIALDIVVSTGYASNLVNQPDFYYNSCHAHAFYNGTTAVKREGEYLHGMVVSYGVLVLHAYFDEQEELERVANFNKALGLPIRLQELGLTQEDIPKIVEVALTTNEYRNTPFDPEKFAQAIRTVDHLGQQM is encoded by the coding sequence ATGACAACTACTATAATGGCAAACTATAGTTATGGTGAGGACTGCTATCAAGAAATTCCCGAAGTCTTAAAACCCTATCATATTAAGCGCGTGGTCTTGATTGGGGGAGAAAGAGCCTTGGCCAGCAGTGAGGATGAGGTTCGTAGTATTTTGGCGCAGGCAGGTATCGAAGTGACGGGCAGCTTTGTCTACGGCCTTGATTCGACACAAACAAACATTGATAGACTGGTAGCTAATCCAGATGTACAGAGAGCGGAAGCTATTTTTGGTTTTGGAGGCGGAAAAGCGCTTGATACAGCTAAAATGGTTGCTAAAGAATTGGATAAACCCACCTTTACCTTCCCGACAATTTGCTCTAATTGTTCGGCAGGGACGGCGATTGCAGTCGTTTACAATGATGATCATTCTCTTTTAAGATATGGTTATCCTGATTCGCCGCTTCATATTTTTATTAATACGCGAGTTATTGCACAAGCACCTGAGAAGTACTTTTGGGCAGGTATTGGCGATGGTATTTCAAAAGCTCCTGAAGTTGAGCATGCGATCTTGGAAGCAAAGAAAACAGGGACAGCAGAGTTTCCTCATACCGCAAGATTAGGTGAGGCTGTGGCACTGTCTTCAAAAGAGGCCTTTTATCGTTATGGTCAGCAAGGGCTGGAAGATGTACGAAATAACAAAGTATCTCGGGCAGTTGAAGAAATTGCACTTGATATTGTAGTATCAACTGGCTATGCTTCTAACTTGGTCAATCAGCCTGATTTTTACTACAACTCTTGTCATGCCCATGCTTTTTATAATGGCACAACTGCCGTCAAGCGCGAAGGAGAATACCTTCATGGTATGGTTGTTTCTTATGGTGTGTTAGTCTTGCATGCTTATTTTGATGAACAAGAAGAACTGGAACGTGTGGCTAATTTCAACAAGGCATTAGGCTTGCCAATCAGATTGCAGGAACTAGGATTGACTCAGGAAGATATTCCTAAAATTGTTGAAGTTGCTTTGACAACTAATGAATACCGCAATACACCTTTTGATCCTGAAAAATTCGCTCAGGCTATCCGTACAGTTGATCATCTCGGTCAACAAATGTAA
- the asnS gene encoding asparagine--tRNA ligase, which translates to MSKDYISIIDVKNHVGEEVTIGAWVANKSGKGKIAFLQLRDGTAFFQAVAFKPNFIEKFGEEAGLEKFNTIKHLNQETAIEIKGIVKEDKRSKFGYELDATDLKVIGTSDNYPITPKEHGTDFLMDHRHLWLRSRKQMAIMQIRNAVIYASYEFFDQNGFVKFDSPILSGNAAENTTDLFETDYFGEPAFLSQSGQLYLEAGAMAFGRVFDFGPVFRAEKSKTRRHLTEFWMMDAEYPFLSHEQSLDLQEAYVKALIQGVLDRAPQALGILERDTALLRKYIAQPFKRVSYDDAITLLQEHEEDEDTDYEHIEHGDDFGSPHETWISNYFGIPTFVVNYPASLKAFYMKPVPGNPDRVLCADLLAPEGYGEIIGGSERETDYDTLLAKIKENGLNPDDYAFYLDLRQYGSVPHCGFGLGLERMVTFVAGTKHIREAIPFPRMLHRIEP; encoded by the coding sequence GTGTCTAAAGACTATATATCTATTATTGATGTGAAAAATCATGTCGGAGAGGAAGTTACTATCGGTGCCTGGGTTGCTAATAAATCAGGCAAAGGGAAAATTGCTTTCTTACAGTTGCGTGATGGAACAGCTTTTTTCCAAGCGGTTGCTTTTAAGCCTAATTTTATCGAAAAATTTGGTGAAGAAGCAGGACTTGAAAAATTCAATACTATTAAACATCTTAACCAAGAAACAGCAATTGAAATTAAGGGAATTGTCAAAGAAGACAAACGTTCAAAATTTGGTTATGAGTTGGATGCGACTGACTTAAAAGTCATTGGGACATCTGACAATTATCCTATTACGCCAAAAGAGCACGGAACTGATTTTTTGATGGATCATCGCCACCTTTGGCTGCGCTCACGAAAGCAGATGGCCATTATGCAGATTCGTAACGCTGTTATCTATGCTTCTTATGAGTTTTTTGACCAAAACGGCTTTGTCAAATTTGATAGTCCAATCTTATCGGGCAATGCAGCAGAAAACACAACGGATCTTTTTGAGACAGACTATTTTGGTGAGCCTGCTTTTCTCAGTCAGTCAGGTCAGCTCTATTTGGAAGCAGGTGCTATGGCATTTGGCCGCGTCTTTGATTTCGGACCTGTTTTCCGTGCTGAAAAATCAAAAACACGCCGCCATCTGACAGAGTTTTGGATGATGGATGCAGAATACCCATTCCTGTCTCATGAACAGTCCCTTGATTTGCAAGAAGCTTATGTCAAGGCCCTCATTCAGGGTGTTCTTGATCGGGCACCGCAGGCTCTTGGTATTTTAGAACGCGATACGGCTTTACTCAGGAAGTATATCGCCCAACCGTTTAAACGTGTCTCTTATGATGATGCGATTACACTTCTTCAAGAGCACGAAGAAGATGAGGATACGGATTATGAGCATATTGAGCATGGAGATGATTTTGGATCGCCTCATGAAACATGGATTTCCAATTACTTTGGAATACCAACTTTTGTCGTCAACTATCCGGCTAGCTTAAAAGCTTTTTACATGAAACCGGTACCGGGTAATCCGGATCGTGTTCTCTGTGCTGATTTGCTTGCTCCAGAGGGCTATGGTGAAATCATTGGCGGCTCTGAACGTGAAACAGATTATGATACTTTACTTGCGAAAATCAAAGAGAACGGACTTAATCCGGATGATTATGCCTTTTATCTTGACTTGCGTCAATATGGTTCTGTTCCGCACTGTGGATTCGGTCTTGGTTTAGAGCGTATGGTGACTTTTGTGGCAGGAACGAAACACATCCGTGAAGCCATTCCTTTCCCGCGGATGCTCCATAGAATTGAACCATAG
- a CDS encoding pyridoxal phosphate-dependent aminotransferase, with the protein MTKLSRRVLEMEESVTLATSARAKTLKAQGRDVLELSLGQPDFVTPKNIQEAAIKSIRDGHASFYTIASGLSELKDAISQYFEKFYGYSVERKQIVVGTGAKFILYALFAAVINPKDEVIIPTPFWVSYADQIKMNDGVPVFIRTSEENHFKATVEQLEAARTDKTKMIVLNSPSNPTGMIYSKEELEAIGNWAVKHDILILSDDIYGRLVYNGARFTPISTISQAICRQTIVINGVSKTYSMTGWRVGYAVGEPEIIGAMSKIVSQTTSNLTTAAQYAAIEALIGDQDTVEVMRQAFEERLNTIYPLLAKVPGFHVVKPEGAFYFFPNVKKAMEMKGYTDVTEFTTALLEETGVALVTGAGFGAPENVRLSYATDMVTLKEAINRIQAFMEK; encoded by the coding sequence ATGACTAAATTATCAAGGCGCGTTTTAGAAATGGAAGAGTCTGTTACTTTGGCAACAAGTGCCCGCGCTAAAACACTTAAGGCTCAGGGACGAGATGTTTTAGAACTTTCTTTAGGACAGCCTGACTTTGTAACACCTAAGAATATTCAAGAAGCTGCTATTAAATCAATTAGAGATGGACATGCTTCTTTTTACACAATTGCTTCAGGTCTTTCTGAACTTAAGGATGCCATTAGTCAATATTTTGAAAAGTTTTATGGATACTCTGTAGAGCGCAAACAGATTGTGGTTGGCACTGGAGCTAAGTTTATTCTTTATGCTTTGTTTGCAGCTGTTATTAATCCAAAAGATGAAGTGATTATTCCAACTCCATTTTGGGTGTCTTACGCAGATCAAATCAAGATGAATGATGGTGTACCCGTGTTTATCAGGACAAGTGAAGAAAATCATTTTAAAGCAACAGTCGAACAATTGGAAGCTGCAAGAACTGACAAGACCAAAATGATTGTGCTCAATAGTCCATCTAATCCAACAGGGATGATTTACAGTAAGGAAGAATTGGAAGCTATTGGTAATTGGGCTGTTAAGCATGATATCTTGATTTTATCTGATGATATTTATGGCCGTCTGGTTTATAATGGCGCAAGATTTACGCCTATTTCAACAATTTCACAGGCTATTTGTCGACAAACAATTGTGATTAATGGGGTATCTAAAACCTATTCCATGACAGGCTGGCGTGTTGGCTATGCTGTTGGTGAACCTGAAATTATTGGAGCTATGTCTAAAATTGTTAGCCAAACAACTTCTAATCTAACAACAGCAGCCCAATATGCAGCTATCGAAGCTTTAATAGGTGATCAAGATACAGTTGAAGTGATGCGTCAAGCTTTTGAAGAACGATTGAATACTATTTATCCTTTGTTGGCAAAAGTTCCGGGATTTCATGTTGTTAAGCCAGAAGGCGCCTTTTACTTTTTCCCTAATGTTAAAAAAGCCATGGAAATGAAGGGATATACTGATGTAACAGAATTTACGACAGCTCTTTTAGAAGAAACAGGTGTCGCTTTGGTAACAGGTGCTGGCTTTGGTGCACCAGAAAATGTCCGTCTGAGTTATGCAACAGATATGGTTACTCTTAAGGAAGCTATCAATCGCATACAAGCTTTTATGGAAAAATAG